A single window of Meiothermus sp. DNA harbors:
- a CDS encoding DUF3105 domain-containing protein, translating to MPWIWGGVGALAVLLGGFFWWQGQSADDFDALIAQGKPGLEARVISHPDAGRGHINMGTPVQYATDPPTSGVHWPNWTNPGFYERPEPREKLVHALEHGNVVIYYDRPPAEVLNQIRSWQRRFTGQWDGLVVVPKQGLGPIIELTAWNKLLRLETWDAALAAAFVDAYRGRGPENPVR from the coding sequence ATGCCCTGGATTTGGGGAGGGGTGGGAGCGTTGGCGGTGCTGCTGGGAGGTTTTTTCTGGTGGCAGGGGCAGTCGGCAGACGATTTTGACGCCCTCATTGCCCAGGGCAAGCCGGGGTTAGAGGCTCGAGTCATCAGTCATCCCGACGCCGGGCGGGGCCACATCAATATGGGAACCCCGGTGCAATATGCCACCGACCCCCCCACCTCGGGGGTACACTGGCCCAACTGGACCAACCCGGGCTTTTACGAGCGGCCAGAGCCCAGGGAAAAGCTGGTACATGCCCTGGAACATGGCAATGTGGTGATCTACTACGACCGGCCCCCTGCAGAAGTCTTGAACCAAATTCGCAGTTGGCAGCGCCGCTTTACCGGGCAGTGGGACGGCCTGGTGGTGGTACCCAAGCAGGGGCTGGGCCCGATCATAGAACTGACCGCCTGGAACAAGCTCCTGCGCCTGGAAACCTGGGATGCTGCTTTGGCAGCGGCTTTTGTGGACGCCTACCGGGGCCGGGGGCCGGAGAACCCGGTGCGATAG